The Caldisericum sp. sequence GCAGGAGAAATCTTCTGTAAGTATATTTTCTGAAGTTCAGCGCCGATGTCAGACCTTGCCTGGTTCCATTCTTTTGTTGGTGGCTCAACAAGAGCAAAGTTAAGTGAGTCAAATCCTGCTTTTCTTTCAGGATGATCAGAAAGGAATTGCTTAAATACAGGGAGATTGAGCGCAGACTGTCTTACAGGAAGGTATCCTGTATCAATTGACCATCTTGCAGTTTGATATGGTGCATCAAACCACTTTACAAACTCCCATGCGCCACGCTTTACCTCAGGAGCATATTTCTCTCCAAAGATAACAACATTGGTCCCATACATTGCAGTGTACTGACCCTTTGGACCTGCAGGGATCGGTGCTTCTGCCCATTTGAATTTTCCTGCAACTGCCTGGTCAATATATGTGTAGGATGCAACAGATGCAAATACAAATCCGCACTTCTTGTTACCAAAGTCAGTCTGATAGTTATAACCTGTTGTAAAGTGGATATAACCATTCTTGTAAAGGTCGTTCATAAATTCAACTGCTTTAAGGGCATTAGGATCTTTATCGAACAGTACATTTCTAAAATCATCTGTAAGAACCTTTCCACCCCATGCATAAACCATTGAGTACCAGAGGTCAACATCTCCACCTACTGAACAACCCCACTGTGAGCCATCAGATTTTGTAAGTGCTTTTACCATTGTTGCAAACTCATCCCATGTCTTTGGAGGATGATCAAATCCTGCCTCTTTAAGCATGTCAACGTTGTAGTACATAACATCAACGCTCTTGTTAAACGGGAACATCCACATTTTTCCATCAGGTAAATAGCCATCTTTCCACATAATTGGGAAGAAATCATTGATATCTGCCTGTGAAAGACCCATTGATGGATCTTTTACAAACTTTTCCATTGGAGTGAGAAGGTTTCCAAGCATGTAGTTTGCAACCCAGTTTTCATATGCCTGGGTTATTACTGGTGGCTGCCCTGATGCAAGTGCAGCAGTTGTTTTTTGCTGTAAGGATGTGTAGTTTGCAATGGCTGTTTGGACAATCTTGTATCTTGGGTGAGTTGCGTTGAACTCATCAATGAGTTTTGTAAGTGCCTGTCCAAGGGCTGCTTGCATTGCATGCCAGAAGGTAATTTCTGTTGGGTTCTTAATCCAGTCTTCTGAGAATTTTACAGTAACTGACTTATCAGTTGCATTCCATGTTACATCTGCACCAAGTGAATCGGAAACAAATCTTAGAGGGACAACAGTCCTTCCAGTTGATTTCACGACTGTTGCTGGTGCATCAAGATAGACAGTGTAACCATTAACTGTTGCTGTAGGAGAGTCAATCTTAAGAACAATAGTGTTACCAAGAAGCTTTATTGTTGCTTCACGGGTTGCGTTGTTCCAGTCAACTGTTGCACCAAGTGCTTCAGATACAAATCTAATAGGGACCATTGTTCTACCATTAACTACAACAGGAGCCTGGTCAAGAGTTGTTGATTTCCCATCGATTGTTGCTTGAGTCTTTCCAACATAAACTACAACAGTCTTTACATTCTCTGCAGAAACTGTTGGAACAATTCTAACGAATGTAAAGAGCATTACTACGATTGCAAGTACTGCAATCAGTTTTTTCATACTCTACCTCCTTTCAAAATTTGGGTTTTTCCCATGGCATTAAAATTATACTACTATCTAAAACTCAGTCAATACACCCTTTTCAAGAATAATTACATTGTTATGCACCACATTAAACCGCTCAGGGATCTGGGTATGAATCGGGAGAAGTATCTCTGGATTTATTTCCTTTGCCATCCAAAGGACTTCGGTTTCGGAGGCATGCCCAGGCGAGTGGATTCTAAATAAAGGAAGGTTAAATTTTGAAAGCCAGTTTTCAAGAATCTTGGTGTTTGCAGGATCAACAGAAGAAAGTGGCTCTCCACCTGACATTATGTATGCAGAACCAGAAACAGGATTTATATCAAGAAGTTCTGTTATGTGAGCAAAATTCAAAAGTAAAATTTCGTTAACCTGATTTGAAACTAAATCTTCTTTTGTAATGTATTTTTCTTTGGGCAAGTTAAGTTTGCTTCCAAAAGGTGCATAGACAAAAGTATTTTGGGAATTTAATATTTTAGTTGCAATTGTATCAAATTCGCCATATTTGAGAAGCGTATTTGCATAGTCTTCATGGATTATAAAATTCTTACCAAGTTCGATTGAAGCATTAAAAAATGTCTGGATACGAGCAAGATGAATCTCGTAAACATTCCCTATAATAAGTCCTTTGAAGATATTTGCAACTTCTTTAATCTGTTCTTTGAGTTCATCTTCGGTGTTGCTCAGGATACCGTTCCAGCCGATGCGTGTGCCTTCAGTTATAAGAATGTAGGGCTTAAGAGACTTTGCATACTCAACAAATTTAAAAGAAAGGTCCCTTTTTATTCCTTTGAAATAAATATCTCCTGTGTAGATTACAAGACCTTTGGGCGTTTCTACAAAATAGGCAACAGCACCTGGCACATCATGATCAATAAAGTAAGGGGTAATTTTAAAATCTCCTACCTCAACAGTTTTTCCATCGATAATTTCGATATTCTCAGGCATGCATTCTACAATTCCTTTATCGACAAAGTAACTTAAGGTTGCAAATGTCCCTCTTGTCATATACTTCTTAAGAGAATCACTCTGGTAGCAAATTTGCCCTATGTGGTCGAGGTGAGCATGAGAGAAAAACATCCCGCCAATTTCAATGGGCAGACTCTTTGATTCTGGTAACTCCCTCTTATAAAATCCTCTAAAAGGAGGCATCTCTCCCAAATCAACATAGTCTTCAAAACCTTTTTCTGGTCTCCCCTTTATTGTATCGTTAAAGAATACTTGCGATGTTGGGAATCGCCTTCCAAAGTCAAAAACAATTCCGACACCGTTAGACTCCATAAGAATTATGTTACCGCCAATTTCTCTTACTCCACCGTAAAAACCTATTCTCATATTATCACTTCCTTTTCTCAAATGTTTAGAGCATAAATTATACACTAAAACAAGTTCCTGTCAAGAGAAAATATGTCTTTATGTAACTTTAAGCATATATTAAAAGGTGTCTCCAAATATTAGAGAAGACATTAATCTGAGTCGTTTTTGGAAAGGAGTTTCCTCCTTGCTAAGTTCAAGTTCTCTTAAAAGATATGTTATAGGTCCTTTTTCCTAAAGCCCGCTTACATTCTCAACCCCAGAAATAAAAACAATTGAAATCTCTCTTTTGAACTTGAGGAATTAAAAGCAAAAGAGATATTAATAACGAGATAGCAATCCCATAGGCATTCCCCAATCCGCATAAAATCCAATAAACAATCCATGGAACAAACGAAACAAAAATATACAGCATCCCAGGAATCTTTAATTTACTTTTGCGTGAATCCAACACCATAAAGAACCCCCGCAATCATTATAATAAAGAAACTCTTTAAAGTTAGTCGTACTGAACCCAGCCGTTCTTTACGCCTTCTTCTTTTACAATTTTCT is a genomic window containing:
- a CDS encoding extracellular solute-binding protein; protein product: MKKLIAVLAIVVMLFTFVRIVPTVSAENVKTVVVYVGKTQATIDGKSTTLDQAPVVVNGRTMVPIRFVSEALGATVDWNNATREATIKLLGNTIVLKIDSPTATVNGYTVYLDAPATVVKSTGRTVVPLRFVSDSLGADVTWNATDKSVTVKFSEDWIKNPTEITFWHAMQAALGQALTKLIDEFNATHPRYKIVQTAIANYTSLQQKTTAALASGQPPVITQAYENWVANYMLGNLLTPMEKFVKDPSMGLSQADINDFFPIMWKDGYLPDGKMWMFPFNKSVDVMYYNVDMLKEAGFDHPPKTWDEFATMVKALTKSDGSQWGCSVGGDVDLWYSMVYAWGGKVLTDDFRNVLFDKDPNALKAVEFMNDLYKNGYIHFTTGYNYQTDFGNKKCGFVFASVASYTYIDQAVAGKFKWAEAPIPAGPKGQYTAMYGTNVVIFGEKYAPEVKRGAWEFVKWFDAPYQTARWSIDTGYLPVRQSALNLPVFKQFLSDHPERKAGFDSLNFALVEPPTKEWNQARSDIGAELQKIYLQKISPADGIKELGLKMRSYIH